GCCGAACCCGTCCTTCACTACCGCAGTAAACGCAAGGATGAGTTTTTCAAGGACTGCGTGGGATTGTTCAGCAAGTGAGTTCAAATATATGGGAAACTTTctaaaactaataaatatgCGCAAAGACTTGGCATATTCAACTAAAGCCCTTTCCATTTTCTGATCTAATGCTAATTTTTGGTCAAAACAAATCATATATGAAGCTCACACCAACtaatttgtttcatttcatttcagtgGCCCGGAGTGGGGAAGGATTAGGAGTGCTGTAAATCCCGTCCTGATGCAGCACCGAAATGTGGCTATCTATCTGAAACCGATGCAGCGGGTCAATCGGCAGTTTGTGAATCGCATCCGCGAGATGCGCGACAGGGAATCCCAAGAAGTGCCAGGCGACTTCCTAAACACCATCAACCATCTGACCTTTGAGTCAGTGGCGACAGTGGCCCTTGACAAAGAATTGGGACTGCTCCGACAGGCCAACCCGCCGCCGGAGGCCAGCAAACTGTTCCAAAATATCGAAGTCCTGATGGATTCCTTCTTCGAGCTGGGCGTAAAACCATCGTTATACAAGTACATCTCCACACCCACCTACAAGAAGTTCAGTCAGGCCATGGATGAAATCTTCGACACCTGTTCGATGTACGTAAATCAAGCGATTGAAAGGATAGACCGTAAGTTGTTAGAAGGCGATACAAGCGACCATAAGAGTGTGCTGGAGCAGTTGCTGCAAATCGATAGGAAACTAGCCACTGTTTTGGCCATGGACATGCTAATGGGCGGAGTGGATACCACCAGCACGGCCATCTCTGGTATATTGCTAAACCTGGCCAAAAATCCGGACAAGCAGCAAAGGCTAAGGGAGGAAGTTCTAAGCAAACTGACTACACTAGATcgagaattttctttggaggATATGAAATCCCTTCCGTATCTGAGGGCAGTCATCAAGGAATCGCTTCGATTGTATCCAGTCACTTTTGGTAATGCCCGATCCGCCGGGACTGATGTGGTCCTCGATGGCTATAGAATCCCCAAGGGCACCAATCTTCTGATGACCAACAGCTTTTTGCTTAAGGACGACGGACTATATCCAAGGGCAAAGGAGTTCATCCCGGAACGCTGGTTACGCCAAAAGGGCGAAGACAGCTCGGATGTCCTGATTAACCCGAACTTAAGTGCCTTCATCTACTTGCCATTCGGATTCGGACCACGCATGTGCGTGGGCAAACGGATTGTGGATCTGGAATTGGAGCTTACGGTGGCCAACTTGGTGCGAAATTTTCACATTGAATATAATCACCCCACTGAAAAGGCATTTAAGTGCACATTCTTGTACAAGCCCAATATTCCtctaaaatttaagtttaccGATGTGAAATATTGAAGTGATAAATCAAATTCCTATATTCTTAATATTTACATCTTGACGGAGCTTTTGTATAACCACATTAGATTTTAAAACATCAAGTCCAAAAATAAACGTACTGCTACACAatacttttcctttttaaaataaaaaaagtaaaaacattaatttgatttaagaTATACCAATTTTTGGAATTGACAAACATATTTTCAGcaatacttaaaaataaaagattcCCACAGCAATAGTAAAAATGGAACTTTCAGTTTATGTATGGTGTAATGTAACAAATGTTATTTTCCGTTAGCAGTTGACTTTAAACAGTCAAACAGTCAAAGTAACAGTCCATTAACACTTATACAGCAGGCAATAAGCTGTTAGGCGCACAAAAGCTGGGCAACAGCTGTTGCTGGGAAATGCCCAACGTCTGGTCACACCAATCCTGACAAACAGAAGTGATTCATACAAACcctctttcaataaaaacaacgtAAATTGATAAAATTCATCCGTTGAAGTTGCAAACCAACTCCTAATCTTTTTTCCACGTTCGTCATTGTAAATTCATCAAGCTGGGTAACGACATGTCTACGAGTTCCATGGAAAGTAAGTGTAGCACAGCGATGACGCCAGACAAAGATTCCAATTGACCCACACCTCTTTTTCTCGCCCCCAGAACACCTTTTCAATCTAAAATTTGCCGTAAAGGAGTTGGAACGAAACTCCAAGAAATGTGAGAAAGAGGAGAAGCTCGAGAAGGCCAAGGCCAAGAAGGCGATCCAGAAGGGCAACATGGATGTGGCCCGCATCCACGCAGAGAATGCGATCCGCCAGAAGAACCAGGCGGTTAACTACCTCAGGATGAGTGCCCGAGTGGATGCAGTCGCCAGCAGAGTGCAGTCCGCCCTCACCACCCGCAAGGTCACCGGCTCCATGGCCGGCGTGGTCAAGGCCATGGATGCAGCGATGAAGGGCATGAACCTGGAGAAGATTTCCTCCCTGATGGAGAAGTTTGAATCGCAGTTCGAAGACCTGGACGTTCAGAGCTCAGTGATGGAGGGCACCATGTCCGACACGGTAACCACCTCGGTGCCCCAGGGCGATGTTGACAATCTGCTCCAGCAAGTGGCCGACGAGGCTGGCCTCGAGCTTAACATGGATCTGCCCAGTGGAGTCCAGAGCCAATCCGTGGGAGCCTCAACAGCCGTGTCCCAAGAGCAAGACGAGCTCACCCAGCGACTGGCACGTCTCCGCCAGGCCGAATAAACATGGCGATGCCCTGCCCGTTGAATTTCTGTTTTAGCAATTAAGtacattcaaaatataaataagtataAATTCAGTGAATGAAAGTCTATTGATGCTGATATGTCTACCATAACAAGGTGATAAGAAATccaaaagattttaaaaaatgttcatgaatcttcaaatgcaaatatgctGTTCGTGCAGGCTTCAAAcggatttttattttaaagctttCCTAATGCAATATCatgttttaaatgctttgtAATTACAGTTGATAGAACAAATTATGCAGGTATTCGCTTGTGgatttgggttttatttgtCTTAAGATTACAGTGAAAAGTATAAAAGCCCTTTATCTTAAAAATAGAATACATAGAATCTCTTAGGTTCAGGTTAACAATTGAggttgtggatgtggatgcggaggTGCGATGACTGGATTGAGATTAATGGGTGGCTGTTTGGCCTTTTGCTTTCGGGGCTTCCGTGCTGCTGGAGTGGTGGAGCCAGGCTCAGACCCTGGTGTTCCTGTTTCATCCGCCGCCTGCTTGTTTTTGGGCTTCGGTCCTCGGCGCTTCTGCTCGGTTTTGCCTTTGGGATGTGGAGCCACCATGGGAACTGATCGCCAGTTGTCTCCGTGCTTATCTAGTCGTCTTTTCAGAAGTTCCACATCATGATTGCGCCTTCTCACTATCTTTTTGATTCCATTTACTCTGAAAAATTAGCATTCCACATGTTTGTTTACGTTTCGTGGAGCACACAAATGACGGTTACCTCATCACACATCGCTCATTTTCCGCCTGAATCCTCTGGCACCTGTCATACAGCTTTTCCACCAGCTGTTTGTACATGAGTTCCTTCTTATTTAGCAACATTTTATACAGACATTGgtaattgttaattatttagaaatgcatttatttacgCCATGGCTCAGTGTGGCCAGATGGGCAAAACGGTATTGCCACTTCAcatttatttagaaaataactag
This genomic interval from Drosophila teissieri strain GT53w chromosome 3L, Prin_Dtei_1.1, whole genome shotgun sequence contains the following:
- the LOC122615474 gene encoding probable cytochrome P450 12c1, mitochondrial encodes the protein MLRLTVKHGLRASSQLAATRNPDTSSYVQQLESEWEDAKPFTEIPGPTRWQLFRGFQKGGQYHQLGMDDVMRMYKKQFGDICLIPGLFGMPTTVFSFNVKTFERVYRTEGQWPVRGGAEPVLHYRSKRKDEFFKDCVGLFSNGPEWGRIRSAVNPVLMQHRNVAIYLKPMQRVNRQFVNRIREMRDRESQEVPGDFLNTINHLTFESVATVALDKELGLLRQANPPPEASKLFQNIEVLMDSFFELGVKPSLYKYISTPTYKKFSQAMDEIFDTCSMYVNQAIERIDRKLLEGDTSDHKSVLEQLLQIDRKLATVLAMDMLMGGVDTTSTAISGILLNLAKNPDKQQRLREEVLSKLTTLDREFSLEDMKSLPYLRAVIKESLRLYPVTFGNARSAGTDVVLDGYRIPKGTNLLMTNSFLLKDDGLYPRAKEFIPERWLRQKGEDSSDVLINPNLSAFIYLPFGFGPRMCVGKRIVDLELELTVANLVRNFHIEYNHPTEKAFKCTFLYKPNIPLKFKFTDVKY
- the LOC122615475 gene encoding charged multivesicular body protein 1b, whose protein sequence is MSTSSMEKHLFNLKFAVKELERNSKKCEKEEKLEKAKAKKAIQKGNMDVARIHAENAIRQKNQAVNYLRMSARVDAVASRVQSALTTRKVTGSMAGVVKAMDAAMKGMNLEKISSLMEKFESQFEDLDVQSSVMEGTMSDTVTTSVPQGDVDNLLQQVADEAGLELNMDLPSGVQSQSVGASTAVSQEQDELTQRLARLRQAE
- the LOC122615476 gene encoding TCF3 fusion partner homolog → MLLNKKELMYKQLVEKLYDRCQRIQAENERCVMRVNGIKKIVRRRNHDVELLKRRLDKHGDNWRSVPMVAPHPKGKTEQKRRGPKPKNKQAADETGTPGSEPGSTTPAARKPRKQKAKQPPINLNPVIAPPHPHPQPQLLT